Proteins encoded within one genomic window of Clupea harengus chromosome 10, Ch_v2.0.2, whole genome shotgun sequence:
- the b3gnt5a gene encoding lactosylceramide 1,3-N-acetyl-beta-D-glucosaminyltransferase A: MFMNFRRIRKCQCLQLISMCFVLSVLTLCWEQLDHHVVRHMKSYSYRYLVNSYDFINKSFSVSPEEAESFCSFPYLLNHHEKCNGKDVLLLLFVKSSPENVERRQAIRSTWGNESYIQEELGVTVRMVFALGVHPHPHQKASIQQELRREDLLYKDLVQQDFEDTFHNLTVKLLLQFRWAHANCAHASFLMSADDDIFIHMPNLVRYLQGLKANGVQDFWAGHVHRGAPPIRRKDSKYYMPYEMYQWPSYPDYTAGAGYVVSGDVAAKIYQASLSLNATLYIDDVFMGICAKSMGVSPQEHVYFSGEGKAPYHPCIYEKMITSHGHVADVRHLWKMATNPKIEGISSGIMGKLYCTAVKVMLLCKPYYMNTYPCKAAFS; the protein is encoded by the coding sequence ATGTTTATGAACTTTAGGAGGATCCGAAAATGTCAGTGTCTCCAACTTATCTCCATGTGCTTTGTCCTGTCTGTGCTGACGTTGTGCTGGGAGCAGCTGGACCACCATGTGGTGAGACACATGAAGTCCTACTCGTACCGCTACCTGGTTAACAGCTACGACTTCATCAACAAGAGTTTCAGTGTTAGTCCAGAAGAAGCAGAGAGTTTCTGCAGTTTCCCATATCTGCTCAACCACCACGAAAAGTGCAATGGGAAGGatgtactgctgctgctgtttgtcaAGTCCTCCCCAGAGAACGTGGAGAGGAGACAGGCCATTCGCTCCACATGGGGAAATGAGAGCTACATACAGGAGGAACTGGGGGTGACCGTGAGAATGGTGTTCGCCCTCGGGGTCCATCCGCACCCCCACCAAAAGGCCAGTATCCAACAGGAGCTCCGTAGGGAAGACCTGCTCTACAAAGACCTCGTGCAGCAGGACTTTGAGGACACTTTTCACAATCTAACAGTCAAGCTCCTACTGCAGTTCCGCTGGGCACACGCCAATTGTGCTCACGCCAGCTTCCTCATGTCGGCAGATGATGACATCTTCATCCACATGCCCAACCTGGTGCGCTATCTTCAGGGCTTAAAGGCAAATGGGGTACAGGACTTTTGGGCAGGCCACGTTCACCGTGGGGCCCCGCCCATCCGCCGGAAAGACAGCAAATACTACATGCCTTACGAGATGTACCAGTGGCCTTCCTACCCAGATTACACTGCAGGGGCCGGCTACGTGGTGTCAGGAGATGTGGCCGCCAAAATTTACCAGGCCTCTCTGTCGCTGAATGCTACACTTTACATCGACGACGTGTTCATGGGAATTTGTGCCAAATCCATGGGGGTGTCTCCCCAGGAACATGTTTACTTTTCAGGGGAGGGAAAGGCCCCCTATCATCCCTGCATCTATGAAAAGATGATCACCTCACACGGACACGTGGCCGATGTCAGGCACCTCTGGAAGATGGCCACTAACCCAAAGATCGAAGGCATTTCCTCTGGGATAATGGGGAAATTATACTGCACTGCAGTTAAAGTCATGCTCCTCTGTAAACCTTACTATATGAACACCTACCCTTGTAAGGCGGCTTTTTCATAG